A single window of Pontibacillus chungwhensis DNA harbors:
- a CDS encoding acyl-CoA mutase large subunit family protein, with amino-acid sequence MGSTYNEQKQKWEEQSKKAIERFPERKEPFETSSHIEIDRLYSPNEINEDYINDIGFPGQYPFTRGIQPTMYRSRYWTMRQYAGFGSAEETNKRFRYLLDQGQTGLSVAFDLPTQIGYDSDDPMAEGEVGKVGVAIDSLADMETLFNEIPLEQVSTSMTINAPASVLLCMYIAVGEKQGVPKEKLTGTIQNDILKEYIARGTYIFPPKPSMRIITDIFGYCHEHVPKFNTISISGYHIREAGSTAVQEVAFTLANGLAYVDAAIESGLKVDQFAPRLAFFFNAHNQFFEEAAKFRAARRVWAKIMKEHYKAEDPKSWKLRFHTQTGGSTLTAQQPDNNIVRVALQALSAVMGGTQSLHTNSRDEALALPTEESARIALRTQQIIANESGVADTVDPLAGSYYVEKLTDQIEEQVNQYLDQIREIGGAVQAVEEGYMQREIHHAAYETQKRIESGEDVIVGMNQYKIDEEVNPELLKVDEYLEKAQVQKTGNIRIHRDQERVEQALNRIKQAAQDQNDNLMPHILEAVKAYATVGEICHTLRREFGEYVAR; translated from the coding sequence ATGGGGTCAACCTATAATGAGCAAAAACAAAAATGGGAGGAACAATCCAAGAAAGCAATCGAACGATTTCCAGAGAGGAAGGAACCGTTCGAAACGAGTTCCCATATTGAAATTGATCGTCTTTATTCACCAAATGAAATCAATGAAGATTATATTAATGATATAGGGTTTCCCGGGCAATATCCATTTACACGGGGGATCCAACCTACAATGTATCGAAGTAGATACTGGACCATGCGTCAATATGCAGGCTTTGGTTCCGCGGAGGAAACAAATAAACGGTTCCGTTATTTGCTCGATCAAGGGCAAACGGGACTTTCTGTAGCTTTCGATCTACCAACGCAAATTGGATATGACTCTGATGATCCTATGGCCGAAGGAGAAGTCGGGAAGGTCGGGGTAGCCATTGATAGTCTAGCTGATATGGAAACGTTGTTTAACGAGATTCCTCTTGAGCAAGTAAGCACATCCATGACCATTAACGCCCCTGCTTCTGTATTACTTTGTATGTATATCGCTGTTGGGGAAAAACAAGGTGTACCGAAGGAGAAATTAACAGGTACGATTCAGAACGATATTTTAAAAGAGTATATTGCGAGAGGAACGTACATTTTTCCTCCTAAGCCATCTATGAGAATCATTACGGACATCTTTGGTTATTGTCATGAGCATGTCCCTAAGTTCAATACGATTAGTATATCGGGCTATCATATCAGAGAAGCAGGATCTACTGCCGTACAGGAAGTGGCATTCACTCTTGCAAATGGATTGGCTTATGTAGATGCAGCCATTGAATCAGGTCTTAAAGTCGATCAATTCGCACCACGTCTAGCCTTCTTTTTTAACGCACATAATCAATTTTTTGAAGAAGCGGCTAAATTCAGGGCGGCTCGCAGAGTGTGGGCAAAAATTATGAAAGAACATTATAAAGCGGAAGATCCAAAAAGTTGGAAGCTTAGGTTCCACACCCAAACAGGGGGGTCTACTCTTACAGCACAGCAGCCTGATAACAATATTGTCCGTGTAGCGTTGCAAGCTTTATCAGCTGTAATGGGCGGGACGCAAAGTTTACACACAAACTCTCGCGATGAAGCTTTGGCACTACCGACCGAAGAGTCTGCACGCATAGCCCTAAGAACCCAACAAATTATTGCGAATGAAAGTGGCGTTGCAGATACTGTTGATCCTTTAGCTGGTTCTTATTATGTTGAGAAGTTAACGGATCAAATTGAAGAACAAGTCAATCAATACCTGGATCAGATTCGTGAGATCGGTGGAGCTGTTCAAGCTGTCGAAGAGGGCTACATGCAACGGGAAATTCACCACGCTGCTTATGAAACACAGAAGAGAATTGAAAGTGGAGAAGATGTGATCGTCGGGATGAATCAGTATAAGATTGACGAAGAAGTTAATCCAGAGTTATTAAAAGTTGACGAATATTTAGAGAAAGCTCAGGTACAGAAGACAGGTAACATTCGTATTCATCGAGACCAGGAACGTGTCGAGCAAGCGCTCAATCGGATTAAGCAAGCAGCCCAAGATCAAAACGATAATTTAATGCCGCATATTCTTGAAGCCGTAAAAGCATACGCTACTGTTGGTGAGATTTGTCACACCCTTCGAAGAGAATTCGGAGAATATGTTGCGCGCTAA
- the prli42 gene encoding stressosome-associated protein Prli42, translated as MASKTAQNKQTEAPQKRKPSKREKRQKVVVYLMIVTMLLTSLLAGAGMFL; from the coding sequence ATGGCATCTAAAACAGCTCAAAATAAACAAACAGAAGCGCCTCAAAAGCGTAAACCATCTAAGAGGGAAAAACGCCAGAAAGTTGTAGTCTATTTAATGATCGTAACGATGTTGCTAACATCACTACTTGCTGGAGCAGGTATGTTTTTATAA
- a CDS encoding thioredoxin domain-containing protein has product MQNKSLHNKANRLNHEKSPYLLQHAYNPVDWYPWGEEAFQKAKREGKPIFLSIGYSTCHWCHVMERESFEDQEVAQMINERFVAIKVDREERPDLDSVYMTICHMMNGMGGWPLSVFMTPEQVPFYSGTYFPKESRYGMPGLKDVIIQLYQNFKQQPDKVKNIEKNVQHALDQAFHITPSTELSEEVLDHTYSTLFKQFDRTYGGFGNAPKFPRPHTLTFLLRYYDYSGQEEALNMVTKTLDGLAAGGIYDHVGFGFSRYSVDEKYLVPHFEKMLYDQALLGIAYTEAYQVTKEPRFKKTADEIMSYVLRDLTHPEGGFYSAEDADSEGEEGKFYVWTPDEIKGVLGNSLGEQFCEIYNITDHGNFEGKSIPNVIGIDLQQYASSYNSTEKELAEALDHSRAKLFEARKKRIHPFKDDKVITSWNGMMIAALAKASRVFENDTYINAAKHGLEFIETHLIVDDRLMVRYRDGEVKHLGLIDDYAYMLWAYLEMYEATYDLEYIQKANHLSENMFKLFLDEEGGGFYLYGHDHEQLIARPKEAADGAVPSGNSVAALQLLRLARLTGDHQKEEVVEKMLHAFSDDLAKYSDGHVYLMQTYLLTKSNMKEVVILQGMNNGMKPLLDSLRNDFYPSNTTLVAVSPEELKEVAPFAGDYTYLNNQSTAYICENFSCHTPTTRVDKAFRYLKV; this is encoded by the coding sequence ATGCAAAATAAGTCATTACATAATAAAGCGAATCGTTTAAACCATGAAAAATCCCCCTACCTTCTTCAACATGCTTATAACCCTGTTGATTGGTATCCTTGGGGCGAGGAAGCCTTTCAGAAAGCAAAGAGGGAAGGAAAGCCGATATTTCTTTCCATTGGATATTCAACTTGTCATTGGTGTCATGTAATGGAAAGGGAATCCTTTGAAGATCAAGAAGTGGCCCAAATGATAAATGAGCGGTTTGTAGCCATTAAAGTGGACCGGGAGGAGCGTCCTGATCTCGATTCCGTTTATATGACCATTTGCCATATGATGAACGGCATGGGGGGATGGCCGCTAAGTGTGTTTATGACCCCTGAACAAGTTCCTTTTTATTCAGGGACGTATTTCCCGAAAGAAAGTCGGTATGGAATGCCGGGCTTGAAAGATGTCATCATTCAACTTTATCAAAACTTTAAGCAGCAACCTGATAAAGTGAAAAATATTGAAAAGAATGTTCAACATGCCCTTGATCAGGCCTTTCATATAACACCTTCAACAGAACTTTCTGAAGAGGTGCTCGATCACACTTATAGCACCTTATTTAAGCAATTTGATCGCACTTATGGCGGTTTTGGAAACGCCCCTAAATTCCCAAGACCCCATACACTTACATTTTTACTTAGGTATTATGATTACTCTGGTCAAGAAGAAGCGCTAAATATGGTCACTAAAACACTCGATGGGCTTGCTGCTGGGGGGATTTACGATCATGTAGGATTTGGCTTTTCACGGTATAGCGTGGATGAGAAATATCTTGTTCCTCATTTTGAGAAAATGTTATATGACCAGGCTTTACTTGGGATTGCTTATACAGAAGCATACCAGGTGACGAAGGAACCTCGTTTTAAGAAAACAGCTGATGAAATAATGTCTTATGTATTAAGGGACCTGACCCATCCTGAAGGAGGGTTTTACTCTGCCGAAGATGCTGATTCTGAAGGGGAGGAAGGCAAATTTTATGTATGGACCCCGGATGAGATTAAGGGAGTGCTCGGGAATTCATTAGGAGAACAGTTCTGTGAGATCTACAATATTACCGATCATGGAAATTTTGAAGGGAAGAGTATTCCGAACGTAATCGGTATTGATTTACAACAATATGCCTCCTCTTACAATAGTACTGAAAAAGAACTTGCTGAAGCCCTCGATCATTCTAGAGCAAAATTGTTTGAAGCGCGAAAGAAACGTATTCATCCCTTTAAGGATGATAAAGTGATTACATCTTGGAATGGGATGATGATTGCCGCATTAGCTAAAGCTTCTCGGGTATTTGAGAATGATACGTATATAAACGCGGCGAAACATGGACTTGAGTTTATCGAAACCCATCTGATCGTAGATGATCGGCTTATGGTCCGCTACAGAGACGGGGAGGTCAAACACCTTGGTTTAATTGATGATTATGCCTACATGTTGTGGGCTTACCTTGAAATGTATGAAGCTACTTACGATCTTGAGTATATCCAAAAGGCTAATCACCTGAGTGAGAACATGTTTAAGCTGTTTCTTGATGAAGAAGGTGGAGGGTTTTATTTATACGGCCACGATCATGAACAATTGATCGCCAGACCTAAAGAAGCAGCAGATGGCGCCGTTCCATCTGGTAATAGCGTGGCTGCTCTCCAGCTTTTACGATTGGCCCGCTTAACGGGAGATCATCAGAAAGAAGAGGTGGTAGAGAAAATGCTTCATGCTTTCTCAGACGACCTAGCTAAGTATTCGGACGGCCATGTTTACTTGATGCAAACGTACTTACTTACAAAAAGTAACATGAAAGAAGTTGTGATCTTACAAGGAATGAATAACGGAATGAAACCATTACTGGACTCTTTAAGAAATGACTTCTATCCGTCTAATACCACACTTGTTGCAGTAAGTCCTGAAGAACTTAAAGAGGTTGCCCCTTTTGCAGGTGACTACACATATTTGAATAATCAATCGACTGCGTATATTTGTGAGAATTTCAGCTGCCATACCCCAACGACAAGGGTGGATAAAGCATTTCGATATTTAAAGGTGTGA
- a CDS encoding Lrp/AsnC family transcriptional regulator — protein MVDATDYKIVHELNQNARLSMKELGEKVHLTGQAASSRVLKLEEAGIISGYQVCVNEEKMGNPVHVFINIYTRGPYHRSYFSILDQYQYFVRNNYKISGDGCYLLECRFPSNEDLDEFITNLSEHVEYKLSIVLKNTLK, from the coding sequence ATGGTGGATGCCACGGATTATAAAATTGTACATGAGCTTAATCAGAATGCTCGGTTAAGTATGAAAGAGCTAGGTGAAAAAGTTCATTTGACAGGGCAGGCTGCTTCTTCACGAGTGTTAAAGTTAGAAGAAGCGGGGATTATTTCAGGTTATCAGGTTTGCGTGAATGAAGAGAAGATGGGGAATCCTGTGCATGTCTTTATAAATATTTACACAAGAGGGCCTTATCATAGATCTTATTTTTCAATTTTGGACCAATATCAGTATTTTGTAAGGAATAATTACAAAATTAGTGGAGATGGATGTTATTTATTAGAATGCCGTTTTCCATCAAACGAAGACCTTGATGAATTTATTACCAATCTTAGTGAGCATGTTGAATACAAACTTTCCATTGTTTTGAAAAATACACTTAAATAG
- a CDS encoding MBL fold metallo-hydrolase, translating into MNIHHIRNATLLLEYGGHSFLIDPFFADQGSMPAFPNTPNQELSNPLVPLPDKASEYLEVDAVFITHLHPDHFDEKAKEILPTDIKIFVQNQEDLKTVKQEGFSNVHSFEKQVHIGDVTINQTNGQHGRGDITKMTGPVSGMVFKHQEEQSLYIAGDTVWCEDVEKALTAHSPDLIIVNSGAAQFLEGGPITMTAEDIYNTHQAAPNSNIIVVHMESLNHCLLSRKTLHSFLEENQLTSQVIIPNDGERLSF; encoded by the coding sequence ATGAATATCCATCATATAAGAAATGCAACCCTTTTACTAGAGTATGGAGGACATAGCTTTTTAATTGATCCATTCTTCGCTGACCAGGGTTCTATGCCTGCTTTTCCAAACACACCCAATCAGGAATTATCTAACCCACTTGTACCACTACCAGATAAAGCGAGTGAATACTTAGAGGTAGATGCTGTATTTATTACTCATCTTCATCCAGATCATTTCGATGAGAAAGCGAAAGAAATATTGCCAACAGACATTAAAATATTTGTTCAAAACCAAGAAGATTTAAAGACCGTAAAACAAGAGGGCTTTTCAAATGTTCACTCTTTTGAAAAACAAGTTCACATAGGCGATGTAACGATTAACCAAACAAATGGTCAACATGGCAGAGGGGACATTACTAAGATGACTGGCCCAGTATCTGGAATGGTCTTTAAGCATCAGGAAGAGCAGTCTCTCTACATTGCAGGGGATACAGTGTGGTGTGAGGATGTAGAAAAAGCCCTTACCGCTCACTCTCCGGATTTAATTATTGTAAATAGTGGAGCTGCTCAATTCCTTGAAGGCGGACCCATTACGATGACCGCAGAAGATATTTACAATACTCATCAAGCTGCACCCAACTCAAACATCATTGTCGTGCATATGGAATCACTAAATCATTGCTTATTATCCAGAAAAACGTTACACAGTTTTCTGGAGGAAAATCAGCTAACAAGCCAAGTCATTATACCAAACGATGGTGAACGTTTATCTTTTTAA
- a CDS encoding GNAT family N-acetyltransferase, which produces MKVRFIPMKQETFEEYYQTSVREYANEHVEAGNWTASEAMINAQEQFESLLPDGLNTRDHDLFAVVNEEGKEIGMIWLHRQHRPEETHIFIYDIKLHNEEQGKGYGTAAMRALERYAESLNIVQIGLHVFAHNKRALHLYKKMGFETTDLVMKKRLSFE; this is translated from the coding sequence ATGAAGGTACGTTTTATTCCAATGAAGCAAGAAACGTTTGAAGAGTATTACCAGACATCTGTAAGAGAATACGCTAATGAACATGTTGAGGCAGGTAATTGGACTGCTTCAGAAGCCATGATTAATGCACAGGAGCAGTTTGAGAGTCTCTTACCAGATGGCTTGAATACGAGGGATCATGATCTTTTTGCGGTGGTCAATGAGGAAGGGAAAGAGATTGGAATGATCTGGCTTCATCGACAGCACCGGCCAGAAGAAACGCACATTTTTATCTACGATATAAAGCTCCATAATGAAGAACAGGGAAAAGGTTATGGAACAGCTGCAATGAGAGCTTTAGAAAGGTATGCAGAATCCTTAAATATCGTACAAATCGGGCTTCATGTTTTTGCTCATAATAAGCGAGCTTTACATCTTTATAAGAAAATGGGATTTGAAACTACAGATTTAGTGATGAAAAAACGATTGTCTTTCGAATAG